Proteins found in one Macaca nemestrina isolate mMacNem1 chromosome 4, mMacNem.hap1, whole genome shotgun sequence genomic segment:
- the LOC105472615 gene encoding beta-1,3-galactosyltransferase 5 gives MACPKMRLMYICLLVLGALCWYFSMYNLNPFKAQSFTYKKEDRHFLKLPDTNCSQTPPFLVLLVTSSHKQLAERMAIRQTWGKERMVKGKQLKTFFLLGTTSSAAETKEVDQESQRHNDIIQKDFLDVYYNLTLKTMMGMEWVHRFCPQAAFVMKTDSDMFINVDYLTELLLKKNRTTRFFTGFLKLNEFPIRQPFSKWFVSKSEYPWDRYPPFCSGTAYAFSGDVASQVYNVSNSVPYIKLEDVFVGLCLERLNIRLEELHSQQTFFPEGLRFSVCRFRRIVACHFVKPQALLDYWQALENSQEKDCPPV, from the coding sequence ATGGCTTGCCCGAAGATGAGATTGATGTATATTTGCCTTCTGGTTCTGGGGGCTCTTTGTTGGTATTTTAGCATGTACAATCTGAATCCTTTCAAAGCACAGTCCTTTACTTACAAGAAAGAGGACAGGCACTTCCTTAAGCTCCCAGATACAAACTGCAGTCAGACACCCCCCTTCCTTGTCCTGCTAGTGACCTCATCCCACAAACAGTTGGCTGAGCGCATGGCCATCCGGCAGACGTGGGGGAAAGAGAGAATGGTGAAGGGAAAGCAGCTGAAGACGTTCTTCCTCCTGGGGACCACCAGCAGCGCGGCAGAAACAAAAGAGGTGGACCAGGAGAGCCAGCGACACAACGACATTATCCAGAAGGATTTCCTAGACGTCTATTACAATTTGACCCTGAAGACCATGATGGGCATGGAATGGGTCCATCGCTTTTGTCCTCAGGCAGCATTTGTGATGAAAACAGACTCAGACATGTTCATCAATGTTGACTATCTGACCGAACTGCTTctgaagaaaaacagaaccaCCAGGTTTTTCACTGGCTTCTTGAAACTCAATGAGTTTCCCATCAGGCAACCATTCAGTAAGTGGTTTGTCAGCAAATCTGAATATCCGTGGGACAGGTACCCACCATTCTGCTCTGGCACTGCCTATGCGTTTTCTGGCGACGTGGCGAGTCAGGTGTACAATGTCTCCAACAGCGTCCCATACATTAAACTGGAAGACGTGTTTGTGGGGCTCTGCCTCGAAAGGCTGAACATCAGATTGGAGGAGCTCCACTCCCAGCAGACCTTTTTCCCAGAGGGCTTACGCTTCTCTGTGTGCCGCTTCAGGAGGATCGTGGCCTGCCACTTCGTCAAGCCCCAGGCTCTCCTGGACTACTGGCAGGCTCTAGAGAATTCCCAGGAGAAAGATTGTCCGCCTGTCTGA